Below is a genomic region from Anguilla anguilla isolate fAngAng1 chromosome 18, fAngAng1.pri, whole genome shotgun sequence.
TACACCCGGATTCTGACAGAGATCGCATGCCATTCTGTCCTATTGCTTGGTGCTGAAGCCTGGTGGGAAACAACAGCAAGAAATAACACCGCAATTAATACAGATCTCTGCCTATCTTTTTGCCTCTACCCCTTTGCTTCTCATAATGCACGcacccatgcatgcacgcgcTGAACCCTTCATTCACAGTGCTTAGTCCGAACAAATATACTTGTACTCTGAGAAAAGATGCAACTactattcaaaataaaatataaatgcataaaaaattaTAAGTCACAAAACTACTGTATTTAACATaagtgtattttaatatttgtagacatttattttgcttgcatttaatttcaaaaatgaaaacaacatggccagtgtttttttttttttcttctcatcaTTAGGCTATTTGCTTTACGTAACTAGGTTTACATCTATTAATACTTTATTGCCCCTTTCCAAGTTCAAAACTTGGCGCAGTTATGTTTTGAAGTTACAGCTTCTGTTGCTATAATAGCAAATTAAATGTTGCGCGAGTCAAATCCTTTGCGTTTACCTCTATAATATGTGAACGTTAACTGTCCAAATGATCTCGTATTTTTCATATACTTTTGAAAATTGCCTCAATGCTATGGATTTCCAGTGTATAGTTTGTTTGCGATACTCTCATTTATTATACATTACTGGGGAATGTGCTTTACGGCTGGACACACAATGTGACCATTGGCTCAActtagtttaaaaataattttggtttataaaaatgtatagtaTTATGAGCACATGTAAACATGAATACAGCTAATGCTTGATTccgaatataaataaaaatgtattgtaacgAGTGGGGAATGATTTTAGTAAAATGTGGGAGTGTATTACTAAACCCAAGAGAAACTGACAAATTTCTCAATGTCTGTGTGTAGCCAttgaaaattattataaattattagaATCCCCATATCAAATATGCAAACTGACAAAAGTAAAAAGATAACAATGCTAGCTTGCAAAACATAAGCACAtcgaaaataaataataataattattattgttattattgttatttttacacacacaacagacacacacacgcatatatacatgcatacatacacaaacacacacatatgtgtgtgcgtatatatatatatataaatatatatatatatatatatatatatataattgaaatAGACTAATAATTTCAGATGTGCTTCATCTGTTTACAAAAGAAGCCCCTTTGCAGAAGTACTACCTTAACTGAGAACTGTTTATTGGATTTTCACCATAAGGACGGATTTTGTGTTTATATGCGTCGCTAAGGCCgtttgttttggtgttttctGACAAACATTTTTACTGGTAGAGATAAGGTTTAAAAGAGGAATGTCATatataagatttttttatttaagatacTGCGTGTGCAGCCACGCACACAACTCCTTTTGCAATTCAAGAGCACTGAAATGTTACATAGTTCAGTGTAGTTCATTATTACAGAATGTTTTTATGTCATCCATGTCCACATCAGCATTCAAATATTAATCCGACTTTAGGCTAtcgcttttgttttgtttgtttgttttgttttacactgAACCAAGTtcgtttaaatgtattttcatttcacagcattGCAGCATTGTATTGCTGTACAGCGCGTTTTCATTTCGTTTATGATTTTACATTCAGCGAATAGCTAAATATACGTTCATTTGAATTAAAACTGAGAACGCATTTATGTATAACTTCTAAGCCTTTTGAATTTCTGGTTTTCCGGTAGCCTAGCATAATAAAGCTTGCAGTATGTTTCGCAGAACagtttgtttacattcaaaattaaaatatcccccaacccccaaccatCGCCACCATAACACCACCGTTTGCTTGTAAATACTGTGATTTTCTTATACaaatcattgtttcattttcgATAGAagtaatgaatgcattttcGTTCATACAGTTTTCGTGTAGTATATTGTTAAATCAACAATGTGACAAAAGCCAACTGACCTGTTTTTAGCTGCCGCGGCTCTGTCTCTTTGCCTCCGATTTTTAAACCAATTCCCCACTTGCGTAGGAGTGAGTCCAGTGGCTTGAGCCAGTTCCCTTTTCTTGCTTGGATTCGGGTAGGGGTCCTGGAGGTACCACTCCCTTAAGAGGCTGCGTGTCCGCTCTTTGAAACAGTGAGTCTTCTGCTCGCCGTCCCAGATGGTTCTAGGCAGGGGAAACTTCTTCCGCACCCTGTACTTATCAACCGGTCCTAGTGGGCGACCGCGCAGTTTCTCGGCCTCCTGATAGTGCGCTTCTAGCCACATGGCCTGCAGTTTGCCGTGGGAGTCCTTCGTAAACTTGTGATTCTCCAAGATGTGATACAGGTCTCGGAAATTCCCCGTGTGGAAGGCGACCACAGCGCGAGCTCGCAGAATGGACTCATGCTTGTTGATTGCTTCGCATGCGCCAGGTGCCACCGGCAGAGACCATAGGAACCGTCCCAGTCGTTCGATATCTCCGGTTTCTTCCAGCGTCTCGCAGACGCTCGCCACTTGCTCCGGAGAGAAGTTGAGGGTAGGTAGCTGAAACATTGACAAGTCTTCGGGAGACCTGGTGGTGGGAGCGCTGCTCGCCAAGAGCAAAGGGCGATCAGCGAAGTTTGGCAGGAAGAAATGGGAGGGATAAAGCTCTAAAGGGGATCTGAAAACCATGGAAtgacctgagagagaaagaaaattatCAAGGAAAAGGAACGACGAGTAAAGATTGAATGATTCAATAGCTATCGCCTAATGACACCAGCCTCATAATATCTCCCCTAAATCCACCGTGAGTGTAGcattgaaacattttgtttcgCTTTTCTATTGGTCTTCTTGGTGTCGTTGTAAGGTTGTCATGGCAGCCCTGCCAATCACTGTCAAGCGTGCCAATCATTAGCCAGTACGTAGAGGCTTTCACCACTTCTGCTGCACGCACGGGGGGTTATCAGAAACTCCGATCTCAACACTACCCTCCCTCTACACCGGCTCGCATGAAGTAAAAGCCAATGCTTGCCTATTTGTTGAATGGAATGAGCAATTAGAGGGTGGAATATTATTACGATCTTAACGAGGCTCGTTAAGGCAAGGAAGATATGTAGGGAAGAGGAataggagggggaggggttgtggGGGTGCCAAATGGGCCAGGCAGGAATACGGGAATACACATTTGAATAAAGGGGTTTCTAACCGAGTCAATTCACACACGATTTGCCCATAGTTTCGCCTCATTCGCCCCATCTGAACACTTTTAATTCGGGAAAAGGAATGGAAGCTGAGCTCATTAGATCCCGTCCAGACAGGGATCATGCTCATCAAGGAGGACAACAGAACAGCAAAAACGCATCTTTCCTTGAAAAACGAATACCGTTAATTTTCACAGACCACGTATTCTTAATTAGCAATGCACGCCTGAAGGGAAAGAAAGCTTGAACGGGCTATGTCAATATTGCAGTAACATGACATAGCTACTTGGGCTATAGGCTGCACGGACCAGTCCTGTAACATTAAAGCTGACTCGCGCCAATGTACCTACTGCTTCCAAGAGCGGCGTTGCACACTCCAGCGCCAGACGCGGCTGTTGCAGTCTCTGGCCTTTTGCCCAGCGCATGTTTCCAAACAGAGTTATTGTACAATGAATATTGATGCTTTCAGTGGTGATAATTAATCCCAACCAACCACACAACATATCGGCATTAATACACGCATAGCCTACAGTATTATTACTATATATGCAAATTTCACTAAATGCATAAGGAATGTGGTGTGGTCGTGTGCGCATACGCTATTATTAAACAGttcatataaataaactttaatcCAACAATAATAAAGTGACCTTAAATGTTAAGTCTGTTCTATCATGACATTTTCTTGACCTCTGTTGCTCTTACTGTGTATTGAATACATTTACTGAGAAATGTATTCAATAAAGTAGCCTAGTCGGGACTGCCTTGGCAGTGTATGTTTAGCTAGCTCGGTTCTAAAAGGTAcgagttcacacacacacgcacgcacgcacgcacacacacagacacacacacacacagacacacacacacagtagcgaACAATACAGACATTGTAGGGGCATGTATAAGGCGTAGTGAAACGCAGCATCGAGACTTCGGTTAATCTGCCCtcaataaagctgaaataattATACTAAGCCTCCTTTCGACAAAATCATTGAGGAATTTAcacaaaacttttaaaaagattttttacattCCACAGCATTTTCCTCAGACTCACTCCACTCAGATAGCGGGTGCAACAAGCTTGCGGCTGGTTTTGgggtgttttcattttattacacCCACAATGGCTAACAACATTGATTTGTGTAAATTGTTTTCCATTAGTCGCTATTATCGTGTATTTATACATGTGTATCTCGGATAGAAATATGGATGTATGTATGttgggggcggaggaggggggggggggtgttgttcaTTGGGGCAGGTTGTGTCTTTGGGATCAAACCTGTTTGCTCTCCTGTCATAAGAAACTCCGGTGAGGTAATTCCAAGTGGCACTTGATTCGGTCCAGTTGGAAAGCTTCTTGGACTGGAAATAACCCGCGGCATTTCGATCCTGGCCATACTCCTGTCCAAAAGCCTCAACTTTAAGAGCTCGGACCACACAGAGAAATATCCTAAATGTTACacgtttattttttctgttttgcattgtcaTTATATTGGCCGACTCACTCGCCGAaccaattcatttaaaaaacggaGTTCTAGTTGGAAGCAGTCCTCAAACACATATTCGGAAATAATTTGAACTCGTAATTGTGTGGTGAAATGTAAACTCTGGATTGGTGTGCAAATCCTGTAGTAAATAACATTCTTTTACATAGCTTTTGTTTGCGTTAAGCATGTAATTAACACCCCTAAACAAGTTTATTCACCTGGTCTAATTGTCTGTTTATCCCCGAGCTTATAATGCTCTTCTCTTAACGATGACCAGCGGGAGACGTGCTACTCAATGCAAGCAAACCACTAGGTCGATCTTTGTTTATTTACTCGCCTGTTCTTACAAAATGGGCAGAAGAGATCAGTAACGTTAAACTGCTACACGAATTATAAGTTAACCTTGGCCCCTCTtgttattattgatttattttacaatacacACGGCCTCAGAATCTTAATTTACCCATTTTAGACGCCAATTTGTGCACATctgtaaaggaaaaaataaacaaaagtgtTGCGTcaccgtgagagagagagggggggagagagcgagagagctaaagaaagacagagaccgAGGGGAAAGGTAGGGAAAGGGTATATTTTACTTTGCTTTCTATTGACCCTCAGATTCCACAGTGATCACTATGATCTGATAAACTTTTAAGCACGATAAACTGCAGCCTGCTGGGTCAACAATATTCTGCCATTAAACGTCATATTTGTGCGCAGATTTGAAGTGGAGCAATTGTATCggaaataaaagaatatgcTTAAATTAATTCGGACATTTGGAGTTATAAAAATACCTAGTCTACTTTGAGGTTTTCTGTGATTTAGGTTATTtagaatttgcatttgaattgcCAGGTTTTTGTTGATTCCAGAAAATGATTACTGTCATTTAATCTTCGTGGAGAGAACTATAGGCTAAATGGGTTTTGAATGTGCCATGTTGAGTTAGCGAGTAACTAAACAGTTTCCTAAGGGAATTCATTTAATAATCTGATCAAAGACAAACTAATCGTTTGTACCACGTTCGTGCCCGGAAAGCATGCATAGGCTACTGTGAAACAAAATCAACCCTTCACgatctttcttctttcttcaaTGTTCTGACAACGGATTGACGGCGCTGGACACTTCGTGTCTCGGTAGAGGAACAGTCCGAGCCAAGATTTCGACGTACAGAAGTCCGTTGCAACGTTCTGAAGTGGAAATCCTTTCCGGATCCTGTAAGTTTATTATAGGCAAGCGCTGAACTCCCACGTCGCTTAGCAGGTACAATAAGTTTCTGGTAGTGTTTAccaagataaaaaagaaaatatgtataaacAATAAGGATATTTACAgcttcaaatatttgttttaaataaacgtaatattttttaaaccccGCTTTATTTATTCACGGTCAACCAGAGTAGAGTATTCGTTGTTATTAACGTTTGACTTGAGTGAACGTATCGCTAGCCTATCGTTAAATAAAACAAGCCAGGTCAACCCTCGAGTATCAAAAAGTATCAAAATTACCATCTCTGTGTTATTTCTGTACTGAAAGGCCAGTCTTAAATTCCTCTCGCGTTGACCACAGTTTTCATTGGGAGCTTCTGTCGCTGTTCCTTCTCTATGTCCGCCTACTCGAATAGCCTATTGCTGCGTGTAGCTTTGTGGTACCGTCGGGACGGGGCGCAAATGCTTCCCTTTACGTTCATAAAGCTTCGGCGGTTCGAGCTCGAGTACAAACCTAGTTTGTCTGACCTGTGCTTTTTAGGcagttaaaatgtcattttatttctcgATAACAGTCGTGAACAGTGCGACAATAGCCGTTGTTTTCCCCCCGCGGGTGTTTTTAAAGCAAGTGCGAAAATCGCAGCGCAATAGGCTGCATCAGGAGTTGTTATAAATCTGTTATGAGCGCTGGACATTTACAGGGATATAAGCAATCAGTAAGTAGCACGCACGTCTTATATGCATTAATTCACGGATTATGTAGCCCATGTAGCCaatgcgtgtatgtatgtatgtagcaacaataataatataatacgTTTAAATGTAGCGTCGGTAATCTACATGTTTTGCATAGTAGATGGCATATCACCTGGCGAGAAAGTAAACAATCTGCTTTTATTCCAAAGAGTATAAAACATCCGTGTCTTAAGtttattattgttgtcattAGCAGTATCTATGCTAATTACCAATAGCCTATACTCTGTGGATATCGCTGATAGCGCTTTACGTTACGTTTCCTCTGCAAAGCGTAATTTAAACAAAGCTTAACTCCTTCAGCAAACTCAAAAGCTCATTTAAGATTAGTTTTTAATTTCCCGAacctttttcctcatttttgtgTGGTCTCATTAAGTGGGCATCCTGCTACGTCCGCGGAGTTATACGAAAGCTGTCCAATCAGTGTATTTGCACGGCTTGTTAGCGACAGTTAATGAGGGCGCTCCGCAGACTGAGAGAATGGCGCCTCGATGTTAGATTTACCTTATGTCAACTCGTTACTTCTAATGAAGCCATTGGAAGCTTCTCCAATGAATGGAACCAGGCGACTGAAACTGCAGGCCCTCTTTCTTCCGGTATCTCGGAGGAGCACGGGTGCTGAGCTGAAATGCGAAACTCCCCGGCACATGATTCGGTAAGGGGgagggatgaagaggaggagaagaaggagaatgaggaggaggaggcggaggggggggggggggggggggggtttgggcctCTGCGTCATTTTGATTCAATGAAAGAACACTGGGGGgaaggaatgtgtgtgtatatggggggggggggggtttgagaggggtggaggaggttaCTGAAAGACATTTTACACAGTATAATATCATAGGGTGCTATCGTGTATTAGCCTACTTGGTCAGTTGGGCTTGACATCTCTGTCTCCTTCATAAAAAAGTTCTCTTAAGCGCCTCTGTATATGCGGTTCCCAGAGTTGCTTTTCATTTGGGTCCATGTGGGATTTTAGCAACATCAACACCGTTGCTAATCAATCTAGATAATGCAGTATTGTTTGGATTTTCCAAACGTTCAGCTTTCCCACCTTGCTCCCCAGCGACCACTTCAAAATCAGTCATAGCCATTCTTAGCCTAACTTATTTGGaaaaatagtattttattttatttagtagtattagtatttattttatttagtagtattagtattttattttatttttatttttaaatttaaatccgTCTATTCATTAGTTTCCTGGTTCTTCAtgcattgatttgtttttccctTCAAGCAGcaatttgtgaaatgaaaatgtgtgaatcTTCTGGACCTATATAGGTTAATAGGCTATTCCTGTTGGTGTATATTAGCCATTCttgctgtaataaaaaaagaaagtaaacacACGCATGGGAATTACACTCtcggtatttttttttttatttgtatttttttggatTGGTGTGAAAGGTTTCAAGAATAGAAAGGGATGACTATATGCAATTCTATAATTTGATCATACAATCAGTGTTTCCATAAGGTATGCTGTATGTGCCGGTGGCGCCTCTGTAGTCCCAAGCATTCAATTCCACGGCCCTGACGAGGACTCAGCCAACCGAAAGGTTTTAGCCCCATGGGTTATCACTCATAGTAAACAGGAATCTTACTAGTACTGACTAGTAAAATAGTGCACCGTTATGCAGATGAACTTGACTAGTTTTGCTTGTCTGTTAAAACTTAGATTCGAGGTCCGGCTTGCGACCCCTTCTTCACCGCACAATAAATGCCTGTCACCTCTATGTGCGCGCCGAATGACATGGGTTCCTGATACAAACTGAAACGCGGCCGAACtattcaaataaatgcaatatgtaGGCAATACATATTGTGTATTGATATTTTGACAGGGCTATTTGATATAAAATACACAAGTGACTGCACTTGAGTTGTTTGTAGCACCTACCTCAGTTCATGCATCAGAACTCTTACTATAGCCTAAATAGGAATGAGGGCCACAACAGATCAGCATTGGTGACATGTCTGCCCATCGAAAAAAGTTTTAGCAGCTGATAgatgattttatattttcacgTATAATGCATATTGTAGTACTTCCTCTTTTTTGGTGGGAGGACGACATCCAGTGTgagttttttaatgaatgtaggCCTAAGAAGCATGCTTgtttaaatacatataattgtgtggtgtttatttttctagaACGAAcgcagaaaatatatttaaagcgattaaaatgtatgtagcGTGTCAGAAAATGTATATGAATTCAAAACTAAGGGAGAAATTCTATCTTTCTGCTTTGCGGTTGGTCATGTTTTTTGTAGTATTTTAAGCATGTGTTACATTTTTCCAGAGTTGCATATTATCATTAGTCTAGCAGAGGTTTGCAGAGGTTAAC
It encodes:
- the six3a gene encoding homeobox protein SIX3a; amino-acid sequence: MVFRSPLELYPSHFFLPNFADRPLLLASSAPTTRSPEDLSMFQLPTLNFSPEQVASVCETLEETGDIERLGRFLWSLPVAPGACEAINKHESILRARAVVAFHTGNFRDLYHILENHKFTKDSHGKLQAMWLEAHYQEAEKLRGRPLGPVDKYRVRKKFPLPRTIWDGEQKTHCFKERTRSLLREWYLQDPYPNPSKKRELAQATGLTPTQVGNWFKNRRQRDRAAAAKNRLQHQAIGQNGMRSLSESGCTPHSSAESPSTAASPTTSVSSMTERVETGTSILSVTSSDSECDV